Proteins co-encoded in one Kribbella qitaiheensis genomic window:
- a CDS encoding Gfo/Idh/MocA family protein codes for MRIGLVGAGRIGAFHAATLKGLPAVDQVVVTDVDASRAELVAKDLGLEFAADVDQLLSSGLDGVVITAATSAHAALIGKAVAAGIPTFCEKPVALDLAETQQVVALVEASGVPVHIGFQRRFDLGYQAAAEQVRSGALGFIHHIRANTNDAFPPPQEYIPTSGGFFRDCTVHDFDILRFVTGREVVSVFATGANRGEAFFGEYGDVDAAAALLTLDDGTFVSVSGTRYNAAGHDVRMEVLGSLGSVAVGLDEHTALKSAEAGVSFPGGEPHATFMDRFRPAYVAELTAFTEVVAGSREVPCTVRDALQAFRTADACELSRRENRVVLLEEIGA; via the coding sequence ATGCGAATCGGGTTGGTCGGAGCCGGACGGATCGGGGCGTTCCACGCCGCGACGCTGAAGGGTCTGCCGGCGGTGGACCAGGTCGTGGTCACCGACGTCGACGCGAGCCGGGCGGAACTGGTCGCGAAGGACCTCGGCCTCGAGTTCGCGGCCGACGTGGATCAGCTGCTGAGCAGCGGCCTTGACGGCGTCGTGATCACCGCGGCCACCTCCGCGCACGCCGCGCTGATCGGCAAGGCCGTCGCCGCCGGGATCCCGACCTTCTGCGAGAAGCCGGTCGCCCTCGACCTGGCCGAGACCCAGCAGGTGGTCGCACTGGTCGAGGCTTCGGGAGTGCCGGTGCACATCGGCTTCCAGCGTCGCTTCGACCTCGGCTACCAGGCCGCGGCCGAGCAGGTCCGGTCCGGCGCCCTCGGGTTCATTCACCACATCCGGGCGAACACGAACGACGCGTTCCCGCCGCCGCAGGAGTACATCCCGACCAGCGGCGGGTTCTTCCGTGACTGCACCGTGCACGACTTCGACATCCTCCGCTTCGTCACCGGCCGCGAGGTGGTCAGCGTCTTCGCCACCGGGGCGAACCGGGGCGAGGCGTTCTTCGGCGAGTACGGCGACGTCGATGCGGCCGCCGCGCTGCTCACCCTCGACGACGGCACCTTCGTGTCGGTCAGCGGGACCAGGTACAACGCGGCCGGCCACGATGTCCGGATGGAGGTGCTCGGCTCGCTCGGATCGGTCGCTGTCGGGCTGGACGAGCACACCGCGCTGAAGTCCGCCGAGGCCGGCGTCAGCTTCCCCGGCGGCGAACCGCACGCCACCTTCATGGACCGGTTCCGGCCGGCCTACGTCGCCGAGCTCACCGCCTTCACCGAGGTGGTGGCCGGGTCCCGCGAGGTCCCGTGCACCGTCCGCGACGCACTTCAGGCCTTCCGGACCGCGGACGCCTGCGAACTGTCCCGACGCGAGAACCGCGTTGTTCTGCTGGAGGAGATCGGCGCATGA
- a CDS encoding sugar phosphate isomerase/epimerase family protein, protein MTELADRIAGAPISWGVCEVPGWGYQYDAETVLAQMREVGIAATEFGPDGFLPDDPAEKAKALADRGLRAVGGFVPVVLHDPSHDPAPEISQALEGFVAAGASTLVLAAATGEEGYDDRPVLDATGWVTMLANLDRLAGIAAAAGIRATIHPHVGTMVENADDVRRVLDGSAIGLTLDTGHLLIGGVDPVALALEHTDRIRHTHLKDVDAAWAAKVQSGVVSYTDAVREGMYRPLGQGDIDLTTIVGALEKAGYDGWYVLEQDTILPDRPTDEGPVTDVRASIEHLRHIAEAV, encoded by the coding sequence ATGACCGAGCTAGCTGACCGGATCGCCGGCGCCCCGATCTCGTGGGGAGTCTGCGAGGTGCCCGGCTGGGGCTACCAGTACGACGCGGAGACCGTGCTGGCGCAGATGCGCGAGGTCGGGATCGCCGCGACCGAGTTCGGGCCGGACGGCTTCCTGCCGGATGACCCGGCCGAGAAGGCGAAGGCGCTGGCCGACCGGGGACTGCGTGCGGTCGGGGGATTCGTCCCCGTAGTACTGCATGATCCTTCGCACGATCCGGCGCCGGAGATCTCGCAGGCGCTGGAGGGCTTCGTCGCCGCCGGAGCGAGCACGCTGGTGCTGGCCGCAGCGACCGGCGAGGAGGGGTACGACGACCGCCCGGTGCTGGATGCGACCGGCTGGGTGACGATGCTCGCCAACCTCGACCGGCTCGCCGGAATCGCCGCGGCAGCGGGGATCCGGGCCACGATCCACCCGCACGTCGGCACGATGGTGGAGAACGCGGACGACGTACGCCGGGTGCTGGACGGCTCGGCGATCGGTCTGACGCTCGACACCGGACATCTGCTGATCGGCGGGGTGGACCCGGTCGCGCTGGCGCTGGAGCACACCGACCGGATCCGGCACACGCATCTGAAGGACGTCGATGCCGCCTGGGCCGCGAAGGTGCAGAGCGGAGTGGTCAGCTACACCGACGCCGTCCGGGAGGGGATGTACCGGCCGCTCGGACAAGGCGACATCGACCTGACCACGATCGTCGGCGCGTTGGAGAAGGCCGGGTACGACGGCTGGTACGTGCTCGAGCAGGACACGATCCTGCCTGACCGGCCGACCGACGAGGGGCCGGTAACCGATGTACGGGCGAGCATCGAGCACCTGCGGCACATTGCCGAGGCGGTCTGA
- the iolC gene encoding 5-dehydro-2-deoxygluconokinase, with translation MADDVLTIGRIGVDLYPLQTGTHLEDVESFGRFLGGSATNVAVAAAKHGRKSAVISRTGNDPFGKFIHRTLLELGVDDRFVTGVEGLPTPITFCEIFPPDDFPLYFYRFPKAPDLVINPDELDLQAIKDARIYWSTVTGLSAEPSRSAHFAAWEARERKAITVLDLDYRPMFWADPSEAHEQVSRALEHCTVAVGNREECEVAVGETDPDKAAQALLDRGLDLAVVKQGPKGTLARTRDERVEVPSFPVEVVNGLGAGDGFGGALCHGLLAGWPLEKVIRFANIAGAIVASRLECSTAMPSEAEVLTLMGEHA, from the coding sequence ATGGCTGACGACGTACTGACCATCGGGCGGATCGGGGTCGACCTTTATCCGCTGCAGACCGGCACGCACCTGGAGGATGTCGAGAGCTTCGGCAGGTTCCTCGGTGGCAGTGCCACCAATGTCGCGGTCGCCGCTGCCAAGCATGGCCGCAAGTCGGCGGTGATCAGCCGGACCGGGAACGATCCGTTCGGGAAGTTCATCCATCGGACGCTGCTGGAGCTGGGTGTCGACGACCGGTTCGTCACCGGGGTCGAGGGGCTGCCGACTCCGATCACGTTCTGCGAGATCTTCCCGCCGGACGATTTCCCGCTGTACTTCTACCGGTTCCCGAAGGCGCCGGACCTGGTGATCAACCCGGACGAGCTGGATCTGCAGGCGATCAAGGACGCGCGAATCTACTGGTCGACCGTGACGGGACTGTCGGCCGAGCCAAGCCGGTCGGCGCACTTCGCGGCCTGGGAGGCGCGGGAGCGGAAGGCGATCACCGTGCTGGACCTGGACTACCGGCCGATGTTCTGGGCGGATCCTTCCGAGGCGCACGAGCAGGTCAGCAGGGCGCTGGAGCACTGCACGGTTGCTGTTGGCAACCGAGAGGAGTGCGAGGTGGCGGTCGGCGAGACGGATCCCGACAAGGCCGCGCAGGCGCTGCTGGATCGGGGACTCGATCTCGCCGTGGTGAAGCAGGGACCGAAGGGGACCTTGGCTCGTACCCGTGACGAGCGGGTCGAGGTGCCGTCTTTCCCGGTCGAGGTGGTGAACGGGCTGGGCGCGGGTGACGGCTTCGGTGGCGCACTGTGCCACGGGCTGTTGGCCGGCTGGCCGCTGGAGAAGGTGATCCGCTTCGCCAACATCGCGGGCGCGATCGTCGCCTCCCGGCTGGAGTGCTCCACTGCGATGCCGTCCGAAGCCGAGGTCCTGACTTTGATGGGTGAACACGCATGA
- a CDS encoding class I fructose-bisphosphate aldolase gives MDLTELRVRYPERIAEAWQQRRRRQIVGEDGRLLIVAADHPARGALGVRDDAMAMASRPALIDRLVTALERPGVDGVLATPDVLEDLLLLGALEGKVVIGSMNRGGLQGASFELDDRFTAYGTADDIAARRLDGGKMLTRICLDDPGTVATLESSARAVTELAERKLMAMVEPFWSVRRDGRVTNLLDPDSVIKSVHIAAGLGATSAYTWLKLPVVDDLERVMEATTLPTLLLGGDPTVAPEETYASWGKALSLPSVRGLVVGRALLFPPDGDVAAAVDQASALVHGGAA, from the coding sequence GTGGATCTCACTGAGCTTCGGGTGCGGTATCCGGAGCGGATCGCGGAGGCTTGGCAGCAGCGTCGGCGGCGGCAGATCGTCGGCGAGGACGGGCGGCTGCTGATCGTGGCCGCGGACCACCCGGCCCGGGGCGCACTCGGCGTACGGGACGACGCGATGGCGATGGCGAGCCGCCCCGCGCTGATCGATCGGCTGGTGACCGCGCTGGAGCGGCCGGGCGTCGACGGTGTGCTGGCGACTCCCGACGTGCTGGAAGACCTGCTGCTGTTGGGTGCGCTGGAAGGCAAGGTCGTCATCGGATCGATGAACCGGGGCGGGCTGCAGGGCGCGTCGTTCGAGCTGGACGACCGGTTCACGGCCTACGGTACGGCCGATGACATCGCTGCGCGCAGACTGGACGGCGGCAAGATGCTGACCAGGATCTGCCTCGACGATCCGGGTACGGTGGCGACGCTGGAGAGCAGCGCGCGCGCCGTCACCGAGCTCGCCGAGCGGAAGCTGATGGCGATGGTCGAACCGTTCTGGTCGGTCCGTCGCGACGGCCGGGTGACGAACCTGCTCGATCCGGACTCGGTGATCAAGTCGGTGCACATCGCCGCCGGCCTCGGTGCGACCAGCGCGTACACCTGGCTCAAGCTGCCCGTGGTGGACGACCTCGAACGGGTGATGGAGGCAACGACTCTGCCGACGCTCCTGCTCGGCGGCGATCCGACTGTCGCACCCGAAGAGACCTACGCGTCCTGGGGCAAGGCGCTCAGCCTCCCGTCGGTCCGGGGCCTGGTCGTCGGTCGCGCTCTGCTCTTCCCGCCCGACGGCGACGTCGCCGCCGCGGTAGACCAGGCAAGCGCCCTCGTCCACGGAGGCGCCGCATGA
- the iolB gene encoding 5-deoxy-glucuronate isomerase, which yields MTAWYRPAGSTARDGFELAVSPGEPDWHHTGLYVATLRPGQSIEFETGDCEYLVLPLSGSAEVIVDGETVPLGGRADVFAGPTDLAYVPRGSTVAVTSAGGARIAFPHAKAASDYPFRRIGVEQVETELRGAGVASRQVRNFGTPAVLEADSIIACEVLTPAGNWSSYPPHKHDEHKPGKESELEEIYYFELQLSDDAPADAKGNDPIGYQRVYGTEDRPIDVLAEVRSGDLVLVPHGWHGPAMAPPGYDMYYLNVMAGPGAEREWLISDDPQHGWVRELWPSQQLDPRLPFGAER from the coding sequence GTGACTGCTTGGTACCGACCTGCTGGATCGACCGCACGGGACGGGTTCGAGTTGGCTGTCAGTCCGGGCGAACCGGACTGGCACCACACCGGCCTGTACGTCGCTACCCTTCGCCCCGGGCAGTCGATCGAGTTCGAGACGGGCGACTGCGAATATCTGGTCCTGCCGCTGAGCGGCTCGGCCGAGGTGATCGTCGACGGTGAGACCGTGCCGCTCGGCGGACGCGCGGACGTGTTCGCCGGCCCGACCGACCTCGCGTACGTCCCCCGTGGCTCGACCGTCGCGGTCACCAGCGCCGGCGGGGCCCGGATCGCGTTCCCCCATGCGAAGGCCGCGTCGGACTACCCGTTCCGCCGGATCGGCGTGGAGCAGGTCGAGACCGAGCTCCGGGGCGCGGGTGTCGCCTCCCGGCAGGTGCGCAACTTCGGCACGCCCGCCGTCCTCGAGGCGGACTCGATCATCGCGTGCGAGGTGCTCACCCCGGCCGGGAACTGGTCGTCGTACCCGCCGCACAAGCACGACGAGCACAAGCCTGGCAAGGAGAGTGAGCTCGAGGAGATCTACTATTTCGAGCTTCAGCTGTCCGACGATGCCCCGGCGGATGCCAAGGGCAACGACCCGATCGGTTACCAGCGGGTCTACGGCACCGAGGACCGCCCCATCGACGTACTCGCGGAAGTCCGCAGCGGGGATCTGGTGCTGGTGCCACACGGTTGGCATGGTCCTGCGATGGCGCCTCCTGGGTATGACATGTACTACCTGAACGTGATGGCCGGTCCCGGCGCCGAACGTGAGTGGCTGATCAGCGACGACCCCCAGCACGGCTGGGTCCGCGAGCTGTGGCCGAGTCAGCAGCTCGACCCCCGCCTCCCGTTCGGAGCCGAGCGATGA
- the iolD gene encoding 3D-(3,5/4)-trihydroxycyclohexane-1,2-dione acylhydrolase (decyclizing), translating to MRRSSMTVRLTVAQALVRFLSVQYSERDGVKQKLFAGCFGIFGHGNVAGLGQALLQAELEDPEALPYILARNEQAMVHSASAFARTRDRLQTYACTASVGPGSTNMVTGAALATVNRLPVLLLPSDVFATRVATPVLQELESYSAGDVSVNDAFRPVSKYFDRIWRPEQLPSALLNAMRVLTDPVETGAVTLALPQDVQAEAHDWPEELFAERTWYVARPLPEASIVDKAAQLLRASERPLIVAGGGVAYSQAQDALREFAEATGIPVAESQAGKGSLRYDHPQSVGAVGSTGTTAANALARDADLVIGIGTRYADFTTASRTAFQNPDVRFVNINVARFDGGKHAGLPVVADAREALVSLRSAVGDWSVQKKYKELTAELARVWDRTVEQAYNPPAEVVDNLADGLLTQGQVLGAVNELSEPRDVVVCAAGSMPGDLHKLWRTRDPKGYHVEYGFSCMGYEIAGGLGVRLGAPDRDVFVMVGDGSYLMMASELVTAVQENVKIIVVLVQNHGFASIGALSESLGSQRFGTAYRRRGGDGRLDGDYLPVDLAMNVRSLGVEVLDVNSRAELEKAIGTAKAATGPIAIHVKTDPLIGAPDSEAWWDVPVSEVSALESTRTASAAYEKSKQDQRPYLTPIEGQN from the coding sequence ATTCGGAGGAGTTCGATGACGGTGCGACTCACGGTCGCGCAGGCGCTGGTGCGATTCCTGAGCGTCCAGTACTCGGAGCGCGACGGCGTGAAACAGAAGCTGTTCGCGGGCTGCTTCGGCATCTTCGGCCACGGCAACGTGGCCGGCCTCGGCCAGGCGTTGCTCCAGGCCGAGCTGGAAGACCCCGAAGCACTGCCGTACATCCTGGCCCGCAACGAGCAGGCCATGGTGCACAGCGCGTCTGCCTTCGCCCGCACCCGCGACCGCCTCCAGACCTACGCCTGTACCGCGAGCGTCGGCCCCGGCTCGACCAACATGGTCACGGGCGCGGCGCTGGCCACCGTCAACAGACTCCCGGTGCTGCTCCTCCCTTCCGATGTGTTCGCGACCCGGGTGGCCACGCCCGTGCTGCAGGAGCTGGAGAGCTACTCCGCCGGCGACGTCTCCGTCAACGACGCCTTCCGGCCCGTGTCGAAGTACTTCGACCGGATCTGGCGGCCGGAGCAGTTGCCCTCGGCGCTGCTGAACGCGATGCGTGTCCTGACCGACCCGGTCGAGACCGGCGCGGTGACCCTGGCCCTGCCGCAGGACGTCCAGGCCGAGGCGCATGACTGGCCGGAGGAGCTCTTCGCGGAGCGCACCTGGTACGTCGCACGCCCGTTGCCTGAGGCATCCATTGTCGACAAGGCGGCACAGCTGCTACGGGCCTCGGAGCGGCCGCTGATCGTCGCGGGCGGTGGCGTGGCGTACTCCCAGGCGCAGGACGCGCTGCGCGAGTTCGCCGAGGCGACCGGCATCCCCGTGGCGGAAAGCCAAGCAGGCAAGGGATCTCTGCGTTACGACCATCCGCAATCGGTTGGCGCGGTCGGGTCGACGGGCACCACGGCGGCCAACGCCCTGGCTCGCGACGCGGACCTGGTGATCGGGATCGGCACCAGGTACGCCGACTTCACGACGGCCTCCCGGACTGCCTTCCAGAACCCGGACGTGCGGTTCGTGAACATCAACGTGGCGCGCTTCGACGGTGGCAAACATGCCGGCCTCCCTGTTGTCGCGGATGCCCGGGAAGCCCTTGTTTCCCTGCGATCCGCGGTCGGCGATTGGTCTGTACAGAAAAAGTACAAGGAATTGACCGCCGAACTCGCACGAGTTTGGGACCGGACCGTCGAGCAGGCGTACAACCCGCCTGCGGAGGTTGTGGACAACCTCGCCGACGGACTGCTCACCCAGGGTCAGGTGCTCGGTGCCGTCAACGAATTGTCGGAGCCTCGTGATGTGGTGGTCTGTGCGGCCGGTTCGATGCCGGGCGACCTGCACAAACTCTGGCGGACCCGCGATCCGAAGGGATACCACGTCGAATATGGCTTCTCCTGCATGGGCTACGAGATCGCCGGCGGGCTGGGCGTCCGCCTCGGCGCACCCGACCGGGACGTCTTCGTCATGGTCGGCGACGGGTCGTACCTGATGATGGCGTCCGAGCTCGTCACCGCGGTCCAGGAGAACGTGAAGATCATCGTCGTCCTGGTCCAGAACCACGGCTTCGCCTCGATCGGCGCCCTGTCGGAATCGCTGGGCTCCCAGCGATTCGGTACGGCGTACCGGCGGCGCGGCGGCGACGGGCGGCTGGACGGGGACTACCTGCCGGTCGATCTCGCGATGAACGTGCGCAGCCTCGGCGTCGAGGTGCTCGACGTGAACAGCCGCGCCGAGCTGGAGAAGGCGATCGGTACGGCGAAGGCGGCGACCGGGCCGATCGCGATCCACGTGAAGACGGATCCGCTGATCGGCGCGCCCGACAGCGAGGCCTGGTGGGACGTCCCGGTCAGCGAGGTCTCGGCATTGGAGTCGACCCGGACAGCCTCCGCGGCGTACGAGAAGTCGAAGCAGGACCAGCGGCCCTATCTGACACCGATCGAGGGGCAGAACTGA
- a CDS encoding TIM barrel protein, with protein sequence MGARHLVVIPSMWRGSNGEIVEPRLDHEGQARHGRQVTELGRRIAAEYGLKTQFHPHADGHVDSQETVERFLVETDGEHVNLCLDTGHISYCGGDNLELIRKYPDRIGYVHLKQVDPTVLAEVEAAGVGFDEAVRRGVMCEPPLGVPELPPVLDALAALDVDLFAIVEQDMYPCPPEVPLPIAERTLSYLRTHGGGVSV encoded by the coding sequence ATGGGGGCCAGGCATCTGGTCGTGATCCCGTCGATGTGGCGTGGATCGAACGGCGAGATCGTCGAGCCGCGACTGGATCACGAGGGCCAGGCGCGACACGGCCGGCAGGTGACCGAGCTGGGCCGGCGGATCGCCGCGGAGTACGGGCTGAAGACGCAGTTCCATCCGCACGCGGACGGGCACGTGGACAGTCAGGAGACGGTCGAGCGGTTCCTCGTCGAGACCGACGGGGAGCACGTCAACCTCTGTCTGGACACCGGCCACATCAGTTACTGCGGTGGCGACAACCTGGAGCTGATCCGGAAGTACCCGGATCGCATCGGGTATGTGCACCTGAAGCAGGTCGACCCCACGGTGCTGGCCGAGGTGGAAGCAGCCGGCGTGGGCTTCGACGAGGCGGTGCGGCGCGGTGTGATGTGCGAGCCGCCTCTCGGCGTACCAGAGCTGCCGCCGGTGCTCGACGCACTGGCTGCCCTCGATGTCGATCTGTTCGCGATCGTGGAGCAGGACATGTATCCCTGCCCACCGGAAGTGCCGCTGCCGATCGCGGAGCGGACGCTGTCATACCTGAGGACCCACGGGGGTGGTGTTTCCGTTTGA
- a CDS encoding substrate-binding domain-containing protein has protein sequence MVRWQKKAVAAGAALVLVTALGACSSSGGKKEEEKSSGSTGNVANTPRMKVALITHSGPGDTFWDIVRRGAEAAAQKDNIELQYSSDPDGAAQANLVQTAIDSKVDGIAVTLNKPDAVIPNVKKAVAAGIPVTVLNGGLDTWKTSGAIGYFSQDERIAGQATGEKLKALGAKKVICVIHEQGNVSLEARCQGIKDKFGAVENLNVNGSDQPGTQATITSKLQQDKAADYVVALNAGIALTAVQAAKDAGSAAKIGSFDMSKAMAKAVKDGTVDFAVDQQPYLQGYLAVDAIWLNKTNGDTIGGGEATLTGPAFIDKTNIDAVEKYATAGTR, from the coding sequence ATGGTTCGGTGGCAGAAGAAGGCGGTGGCCGCGGGGGCGGCGCTCGTGCTGGTCACGGCGCTGGGTGCGTGTAGTTCCTCCGGTGGTAAGAAGGAAGAAGAGAAGTCGAGTGGTTCGACCGGCAACGTGGCGAACACGCCACGGATGAAGGTCGCGTTGATCACCCACTCCGGTCCGGGCGACACGTTCTGGGACATCGTCCGGCGGGGCGCCGAAGCGGCTGCCCAGAAGGACAACATCGAGTTGCAGTACTCGTCCGACCCGGACGGCGCCGCCCAGGCCAACCTGGTCCAGACGGCGATCGACTCGAAGGTCGACGGCATCGCGGTCACCCTGAACAAGCCGGACGCGGTGATCCCGAACGTCAAGAAGGCCGTCGCGGCAGGGATCCCGGTGACCGTCCTCAACGGCGGCCTGGACACCTGGAAGACCTCCGGTGCGATCGGCTACTTCAGTCAGGACGAGCGGATCGCCGGCCAGGCGACGGGTGAGAAGCTGAAGGCGCTCGGCGCCAAGAAGGTCATCTGTGTCATCCACGAGCAGGGCAACGTGAGCCTCGAGGCTCGCTGCCAGGGCATCAAGGACAAGTTCGGCGCCGTCGAGAACCTGAACGTCAACGGTTCCGACCAGCCGGGGACGCAGGCGACGATCACGTCTAAGCTTCAGCAGGACAAGGCGGCCGACTACGTGGTCGCGCTGAATGCAGGCATCGCCCTGACCGCGGTTCAGGCGGCCAAGGATGCCGGTTCAGCGGCCAAGATCGGCAGCTTCGACATGAGCAAGGCGATGGCCAAGGCGGTCAAGGACGGAACGGTGGACTTCGCCGTCGACCAGCAGCCGTACCTGCAGGGCTACCTGGCGGTCGACGCGATCTGGCTGAACAAGACCAACGGCGACACGATCGGCGGCGGCGAGGCCACTCTCACCGGCCCGGCGTTCATCGACAAGACGAATATCGATGCCGTCGAGAAGTACGCCACGGCCGGAACTCGCTGA
- a CDS encoding ABC transporter permease, whose product MASTITTPDSIDDRVSTRSVGVRLLSRPEIGSLVGAAVILLFFVATAAPFRDIHNTGTILYGAALIGVMAVPVSLLMIGGEFDLSAGVAVTTAGLTAGIVAYQLSVNVWVGMVAALALALLIGAFNGWLLMRTGLPSFLVSLGTFFILQGLNIAVTRLTSGAVASNSISDMDGFGTAHAVFASQFKVGGITIKIIVVWWIVFVAIAAWILLRTKIGNWIFAVGGDAAAARAVGVPVKKVKIGLFMTVGFFAWFTGMQLLFVQNGVVQSGEGVGKEFLYIIAAVVGGCLLTGGYGSVVGGAVGALIFGMVQLGVVYAGWNPDWFKAFLGAMLLLATIVNLVVKNKAEAR is encoded by the coding sequence ATGGCATCGACGATCACGACCCCGGACAGTATCGACGACCGGGTCTCCACGCGGTCCGTGGGTGTGCGCCTGCTGAGCCGTCCCGAGATCGGATCGCTGGTCGGCGCGGCGGTGATCCTGCTCTTCTTCGTAGCCACCGCGGCACCCTTCCGCGACATCCACAACACCGGGACGATCCTGTACGGGGCCGCACTGATCGGTGTCATGGCCGTCCCGGTCTCCCTGCTCATGATCGGCGGGGAGTTCGACCTGTCAGCCGGCGTCGCGGTGACGACCGCCGGCCTGACCGCCGGCATCGTCGCCTACCAGCTCAGCGTCAACGTGTGGGTCGGAATGGTGGCAGCCCTGGCGCTGGCGCTGCTGATCGGTGCCTTCAACGGTTGGCTGCTGATGCGGACCGGATTGCCGAGTTTCCTGGTGTCACTCGGTACCTTCTTCATCCTGCAGGGCTTGAACATCGCGGTCACCCGGCTGACGTCCGGGGCGGTCGCGTCGAACTCGATCAGCGACATGGACGGGTTCGGTACGGCGCACGCGGTGTTCGCGTCGCAGTTCAAGGTCGGTGGCATCACCATCAAGATCATCGTCGTCTGGTGGATCGTCTTCGTCGCGATCGCCGCCTGGATCCTGCTCCGGACGAAGATCGGCAACTGGATCTTCGCGGTCGGTGGCGACGCCGCTGCGGCGCGGGCGGTCGGCGTACCGGTCAAGAAGGTCAAGATCGGCCTGTTCATGACCGTGGGCTTCTTCGCCTGGTTCACCGGGATGCAGTTGCTGTTCGTCCAGAACGGTGTGGTGCAGTCCGGTGAGGGCGTAGGCAAGGAGTTCCTCTACATCATCGCGGCGGTGGTCGGAGGCTGCCTGCTCACGGGCGGCTACGGCTCCGTCGTCGGCGGTGCGGTCGGGGCGCTGATCTTCGGCATGGTGCAACTCGGCGTCGTGTACGCCGGCTGGAACCCGGACTGGTTCAAGGCCTTCCTCGGCGCCATGTTGCTGCTGGCCACGATCGTGAACCTCGTCGTCAAGAACAAGGCGGAAGCGCGATGA
- a CDS encoding ATP-binding cassette domain-containing protein: protein MTTTTSFANEAASSPTTPIVHLDEVGKSYGNVHALRGVSLAVRQGEITCVLGDNGAGKSTLIKIIAGLHEHTDGVLSVNGEVRRFGSPRESLDSGIATVYQDLALAPLMSVWRNFFLGNELTKRFGTLDATKMKRITGEELTKMGISIPNLEQPVGMLSGGQRQCIAIARAIFFGAKVLILDEPTAALGVKQSGVVLKYIVKARDAGLGVVFITHNPHHAYLVGNHFIVLKLGRVALDTHRAEITLEQLTNEMAGGSELEALSHELRGVDASAVVQPGSGTGKVDSPLESR from the coding sequence ATGACCACTACGACCAGCTTCGCCAACGAGGCGGCCAGCAGCCCGACCACGCCGATCGTGCACCTGGACGAGGTCGGCAAGAGCTACGGCAACGTGCACGCCCTCCGGGGGGTGTCCCTGGCCGTCAGGCAGGGCGAGATCACCTGCGTGCTCGGCGACAACGGTGCGGGCAAGTCGACGTTGATCAAGATCATCGCCGGCCTGCACGAGCACACTGACGGTGTGCTGTCGGTGAACGGCGAGGTCCGCCGGTTCGGTTCGCCGCGGGAGTCGCTGGACAGTGGGATCGCCACGGTCTACCAGGACCTGGCGCTCGCTCCGTTGATGTCGGTCTGGCGGAACTTCTTCCTCGGCAACGAGCTGACGAAGAGGTTCGGCACGCTGGACGCCACGAAGATGAAACGGATCACCGGCGAGGAGTTGACCAAGATGGGGATCTCGATCCCCAACCTCGAGCAGCCGGTCGGGATGCTGTCCGGTGGTCAGCGCCAGTGCATCGCGATCGCCCGGGCGATCTTCTTCGGCGCCAAGGTGCTGATCCTGGACGAGCCGACCGCCGCTCTCGGCGTGAAGCAGTCCGGCGTGGTCCTGAAGTACATCGTGAAGGCGCGCGACGCGGGTCTCGGCGTCGTCTTCATCACCCACAACCCGCACCACGCTTACCTGGTCGGCAACCACTTCATCGTGCTCAAGCTGGGGCGGGTCGCGCTCGACACGCATCGGGCCGAGATCACCTTGGAGCAGTTGACGAACGAGATGGCGGGCGGCTCCGAACTGGAAGCCCTCAGCCACGAGTTGCGGGGCGTGGACGCGTCGGCCGTGGTGCAGCCGGGCAGCGGCACAGGCAAGGTCGATTCCCCACTGGAGAGCAGATGA